The Ferrimicrobium sp. genomic sequence CTTCGAAACCAGCGCATGGGTCGCCACCAGGCAGTCAAGGGTGCCAAGACGCAGCTCTTCCTTCAAGCGTTTGACTTCGCGAGGACTCACAAACCGCGACAACAACCCAACCTTGACGCCGTAGGGCTCGAACCGTTCACGGAAGGTGTCATAGTGTTGTTGGGCCAAGATCGTGGTCGGGACAAGGATCGCCACTTGGGCCCCGCTCTGGATGGTTTTAAAGGCCGCCCGAATGGCTACCTCCGTCTTCCCAAATCCCACATCACCACAGACCATCCGATCCATTGGGACCGGCTGTTCAAGATCACTCTTGGTCTCTTCAATAGCGACGGCCTGATCAGGGGTGAGCTCGTAGCCAAAACTTGACTCCATCTCCTGCTGCCAGACGGTATCAGGCTCCTTCGCATGGCCAGCGGTGATCAGCCGCTTCTGATAGAGGACTACAAGCTCCTGTGCAACCTCATTCGCCGCTCTACGCGCCTTCTTGACCTGCTGGCTCCACTCCTTTGAACCCAGTCGTGAGAGAGCTGGGTTCTCCCCACCGACGTAGAGGGTGATCCGATCGGTCTGATCGGAGGGGAGGTAGATCTTGTCCTTTCCGCCGAACTCGAGCAACAGATAATCCCGTTCAACCCCTGCGAGGGACCGCGAGACGATTCCCTCGTAGCGTGCCACACCATAGGTCTCATGCACCACCAAGGTGCCTGGTACGAGGTCATCCAATGTCGAGGTGATCGTTCTTGGACGTTGGCGCCTCGGCTGTGCATTGGCCAGCGGCCGGACCAGATCCGCATCGGCCACCACCGCGAGCTTTGCCGCCTCGATGACGAAGGAGTGATAGAGGCGTACCCCCTCCACAAGATAGAGGCCCGCCGCCTCGGGAGGGCTGGCCTCCCTTGTGAGTACCACTGGGTAACGATCAAAGCTCGCAAAGGTCGCGGTGAGTGCTCGTAGGCGAGCCGGCGACTCAGCGGTCACCATCACCCGACAGCCACCACGAACCAGAGCACCAACGCGTTCAACAAAGCCGGCCATATCGCGGTGATCGATCGAAAGCGGCCGGGGCTCGACACCACCATCGACCAACTCGACCCGACGTGCAGCACTTGACCGGAGATGAGCAAAGGGGGCGAGAAGGCCCGCGGTAGAGTCCGTTGCGTCGATCCCCCACGTCGGTGCCAACGCATTCGTCATCGACTCCTCATCGGCAGCGATGCGCACCGACTCAGCCTCAAGCAGAGCACCCCCTGCGATGATCAGGACATCGTCCTCCCCGAGAAGGTCTGAAACGAGCGTCGCCTCATGATCGAGCAACAACGGGAGAAGACTCTCCACCGGGTCTGGACTCGTCCCCGCCAGCAACTCACTGATTCGGTCCTGAAGGACTGGAGCCCGTTCAGCCAACTCCGCAAGTCTCCGACGTAACGGATCATCGATGAGCACCTCCTTCGCAGGAAGCACCTCGCAGTGCTCGATGGAGGTAATCGTGAGCTGTGAGGTCGGATCAAAGACGACGAGACGATCGATTTCGTCATCGAAGAAATCCACGCGGATCGGGTTGTCCTGATCTGGCGGGAAAATATCCACGATCGATCCGCGTACCGCAAACTCACCAGGACTCGACACCTGCGACTCTCGCAGATAGCCACCACGGACGAGAAAGTCGATCAGCGTCTCCTGGGACTGTTTCGTGCCAACCCGGAGCATCACGTACGCAAGACCAAGGGCACTCGGGGCGAGACGCTGCAGAGCGGCACGTACCGATGCCGTCACTACCACCGGCCACTGCGACTCCTCCTGCAACGCCACCAAGGCGCGCAACCGACGTCCGGTCGTACGCATCGATGGTGCGACTCGCTCATAGGGCACGGTGTCCCACGCTGGCAACCAATAACTCTGGTAGCCATCCCCCAACGTCGCAAGGTCGTAGGCGACCGACTCAGCTTCGGCCTCACCTGCCACGACCACCAGCATCCTCCCTCCGGATGCACGTTGGCCCATGATCGCCGCCGATGCAGCGGGTGCAGCACCGAGCAACTCGGGATCGAGCTTCTCTCCGAGACCCTCCATCAATTTTGTGAGCACTGGAGCTCTCATCAGCGGGCCCGCTGGTTGTGTTGGGTCATCGCTCGCTCTGGACCGAGCTCGATCACGTCGCGCACCGCGTCGACACCTCGTTGCACCGCGAGATCGAGTTCGACTCGCTCCTCGGGCTTTGGACGAGCGAGCACAAAGTCCACCACAGCCGACTGATCGATGGGTCGACCGATGCCAATCCGCACGCGAACGAAGTTTTGTGTGGCGATGAGATGGGCGATCGACTTCAGTCCGTTATGGCCGGCGAGACCGCCACCTAACTTGATGCGAACCACCCCTGGTTCGAGGTCGAGTTCATCGTGGATCACAATCAGGCCCTCTGGGTACTCGACTGGACTGTAGCGAACAAACTCAGCGACAGCGAGACCAGAGTGATTCATAAAGGTCTGGGGAAGCAGCACATGCACGGTGTGCTCCCCAAGGCGTGCGGTTCCGGTTAACCCCTGGTGGCGACGGGACAACAGGATACCGAGGTCACTGGCCAACGCATCAGCGACGGCAAAACCCATGTTGTGACGGGTGCCACGATAACGAGAGCCCGGATTACCGAGGCCGACGACCAAAACTTGCTTACTCACCTCCCGTAGGATGGGTGACTAAAGCTTGTCGGCTAGGCGAGCAACGATAGCCTCAGGGTCGCCGACCAGCACCACCCCTTTGGGGAGTGGAATCTGTCCAGCGGTGAAGGTCTCAGCCTCATCGAGCATCTCCAAAGAGATCTCGAGAAAGTCAGGAATATCCTTGACATGTCCCCGAACCCGAAGGCTCGGCTCTTCCATCTCAAGCTCTTCACTCACCGAGCGAAGCTCGATCGTCGCCTCCATCTCCTCGCGAACATTGATAGCAAGAAAGTCCAGATGGCTGAGGCTACGACGAACCGGGTGCCGCTGCAGCTCCTGTAGCTGCACCGTGGTGACCTTACCGGCCACCTCAAGCTCCATCAAGGCACCGACATTCACCCGATGGCCAAGGGCGGTCTCGAAATCATGGGCATCCACAAAAAGATTCCGCGTCTTTGTGGTACCGCCATAGACCACAGCTGGCACCTTCCCAGCCGCGCGTAGACGACGACTCTCCGCACTTCCTGGTTCTCTACCTTCATAGGCAATAACCTTTGCCACGCAAACCTCACTTTTTGGGAAACAACATACAGAGCATAGCGGGTCCAGCTAGCCAACTCTCAGGAGAGGTTATCTCCATGGAAAAGCTCGGAGACCGATCCATCCTCAAAAACGGCGGCAATTGCGTCGGCGATCACCTTCGCGATAGAGACAACTTCGATCTTATCGACCAGACGATCACCACTCAATGGCAGCGTGTTGGTGACGATCACCCGAGAGATGCTCGAATCGGTCAACCTTTTAATCGCAGGGCCCGAGAGGATGGGATGGGTCGCCATCACCCAGACGTCACTCGCACCCCGGCTGAGCAACAGATCAGCAGCGGCCGTCACCGTCCCCGCGGTGTCGATCATGTCGTCAACAATGACACAACACTTGTCCGCGACATCACCAACGACGTTGAGGGCATTGACCACGTTTGCCATACCCTTTGGTCGACTCTTATGCACAACCGCAAGACCTGCCTGTAGCTTCTGGGCGTAGCGTTCGGCAACCTTAACCCGTCCAGCGTCCGGTGCGACGATCACGAGGTCGCCAACGTCCTGGGCCCGCAGGTAATCGGTCAGCACCTGGGTGGCGGTGAGGTGATCGACCGGCCCGTCAAAAAATCCCTGGATCTGCCCTGAGTGCAGATCGACGGAGATGATGCGATCCGCACCCGCAGCCTTGAAGAGGTCGGCCACCAACTTCGCGGTGATCGGTTCGCGACCAGAGGCCTTCCGGTCCTGACGTGAGTACCCATAGTAGGGACAGACCGCTGTGATGCGTTTTGCCGAGGCACGCTTGGCCGCGTCGACCATGATGAGCTGCTCAAAGATCGAGTCATTCACCGGGCCCGCATGCGTCTGGAGCAAGAAGATGTCCTTCCCTCGCACCGACTGATCGAACCGAGAGTAGATCTCACCGTCGGAGAACTCGCGCAACGTCAGCTCGCCTAGTTTCACCTGCAAATGGTCAGCAACTTCGCGAGCCAGCTCAGGATGAGCTCGACCCGAGAAGAGTTCGAGCCGCTTCCTTGGGACCAACTCCATGTAAAGCTC encodes the following:
- the mfd gene encoding transcription-repair coupling factor codes for the protein MLTKLMEGLGEKLDPELLGAAPAASAAIMGQRASGGRMLVVVAGEAEAESVAYDLATLGDGYQSYWLPAWDTVPYERVAPSMRTTGRRLRALVALQEESQWPVVVTASVRAALQRLAPSALGLAYVMLRVGTKQSQETLIDFLVRGGYLRESQVSSPGEFAVRGSIVDIFPPDQDNPIRVDFFDDEIDRLVVFDPTSQLTITSIEHCEVLPAKEVLIDDPLRRRLAELAERAPVLQDRISELLAGTSPDPVESLLPLLLDHEATLVSDLLGEDDVLIIAGGALLEAESVRIAADEESMTNALAPTWGIDATDSTAGLLAPFAHLRSSAARRVELVDGGVEPRPLSIDHRDMAGFVERVGALVRGGCRVMVTAESPARLRALTATFASFDRYPVVLTREASPPEAAGLYLVEGVRLYHSFVIEAAKLAVVADADLVRPLANAQPRRQRPRTITSTLDDLVPGTLVVHETYGVARYEGIVSRSLAGVERDYLLLEFGGKDKIYLPSDQTDRITLYVGGENPALSRLGSKEWSQQVKKARRAANEVAQELVVLYQKRLITAGHAKEPDTVWQQEMESSFGYELTPDQAVAIEETKSDLEQPVPMDRMVCGDVGFGKTEVAIRAAFKTIQSGAQVAILVPTTILAQQHYDTFRERFEPYGVKVGLLSRFVSPREVKRLKEELRLGTLDCLVATHALVSKEIDFRRLGLLVIDEEQRFGVAHKEFWKTRHPDLDVLTLSATPIPRTLELSLVGVRDMSLLRTPPLDRQPILTHVGPDDDAAISEAIRRELIRGGQVFYVHNRVRDIQSIARKVADLVGTARILVAHGQLPEHELERVVDEFWHRKADVLVCTTIIESGIDLPSVNTLIVDHAEDLGLGQLHQLRGRVGRSGQRAYAYLFYPRTKPLSVIALERLRTIVENTDLGAGYRIAMRDLELRGAGSFLGERQSGHMSAVGYELYVRLVAEAVAQMKGDERIEVPEINIDLPISYSIPVEYVADEAVRMDLYRRLAIARDEAEVTDLASELSDRFGPHPGQVVNLIEMTRLKLALIERGVREVGSRRSAKTGTMEVFLKPIQLRPSEEVRLRRLASRPTYRGSEQELVIPFRPRDNLLEVVREVVLGPSNSPS
- the pth gene encoding aminoacyl-tRNA hydrolase, with product MSKQVLVVGLGNPGSRYRGTRHNMGFAVADALASDLGILLSRRHQGLTGTARLGEHTVHVLLPQTFMNHSGLAVAEFVRYSPVEYPEGLIVIHDELDLEPGVVRIKLGGGLAGHNGLKSIAHLIATQNFVRVRIGIGRPIDQSAVVDFVLARPKPEERVELDLAVQRGVDAVRDVIELGPERAMTQHNQRAR
- a CDS encoding 50S ribosomal protein L25; protein product: MAKVIAYEGREPGSAESRRLRAAGKVPAVVYGGTTKTRNLFVDAHDFETALGHRVNVGALMELEVAGKVTTVQLQELQRHPVRRSLSHLDFLAINVREEMEATIELRSVSEELEMEEPSLRVRGHVKDIPDFLEISLEMLDEAETFTAGQIPLPKGVVLVGDPEAIVARLADKL
- a CDS encoding ribose-phosphate diphosphokinase, producing the protein MELVPRKRLELFSGRAHPELAREVADHLQVKLGELTLREFSDGEIYSRFDQSVRGKDIFLLQTHAGPVNDSIFEQLIMVDAAKRASAKRITAVCPYYGYSRQDRKASGREPITAKLVADLFKAAGADRIISVDLHSGQIQGFFDGPVDHLTATQVLTDYLRAQDVGDLVIVAPDAGRVKVAERYAQKLQAGLAVVHKSRPKGMANVVNALNVVGDVADKCCVIVDDMIDTAGTVTAAADLLLSRGASDVWVMATHPILSGPAIKRLTDSSISRVIVTNTLPLSGDRLVDKIEVVSIAKVIADAIAAVFEDGSVSELFHGDNLS